A region from the Arachis ipaensis cultivar K30076 chromosome B01, Araip1.1, whole genome shotgun sequence genome encodes:
- the LOC107612108 gene encoding pentatricopeptide repeat-containing protein At5g06540 — MTIRRKYVKKKERENEEEEEGEEEDASCNPILYVDDLNIQNLSLEVDDYGNMITDLIIEESMADPNNIKMIPASKNAIESLEKVKLENNNHLAERCSICLTEFDYGDDAEQVSSMPCKHNLPACTQVHTHVLKFGLSFDSHAANGLVRGYSVSGDFARARLMFDEMPDRSLSLWTTMVCGYVQNQCYDEALGLFDEMIGDGLEPNAATLASVLSACARAGYLELGQRIHEFMKVKGFEVKVILGTALVYMYAKNGEIVMARKLFDEMTERNVVTWNVMISGLAAHGHVEDALGLFEKLKEEQAVVPNDVTFLGVLSACCHAGLVDVGREIFYSMKNVYGVDAKIEHYGCMVDLLGKEGKLIEAEELVKGMPWKPDIVILGALLAACKNNGNTKVAKRVVKEILALEPHNHGVHVAMSNIYAEAGQWNEVLRLRKVMKEERLKKTPGWSLVAT; from the exons atgacgataaggagaaaatACGTGAAGAAAAAGGAACGCgagaatgaggaggaggaggaaggcgAAGAAGAAGACGCTTCATGT AATCCTATATTGTACGTTGATGACTTGAATATCCAGAATTTGTCATTGGAAGTTGATGACTACGGCAACATGATCACCGACTTAATCATTGAAGAGTCCATGGCAGATCCTAATAATATTAAGATGATTCCTGCTTCGAAGAATGCCATTGAGTCTCTTGAGAAAGTGAAGCTTGAAAATAATAACCACCTAGCAGAGAGGTGCAGTATTTGTCTGACTGAATTTGATTATGGTGATGATGCAGAACAAGTTTCATCAATGCCTTGTAAGCAT AACCTGCCAGCCTGTACCCAGGTTCACACACACGTGCTGAAATTCGGGCTGAGCTTTGATTCCCACGCGGCCAATGGTTTGGTCAGGGGTTACTCTGTTTCCGGAGATTTTGCCCGTGCGCGCCTGATGTTCGATGAAATGCCGGACAGGAGTTTGAGTCTTTGGACGACGATGGTTTGTGGGTATGTTCAGAATCAATGTTATGATGAGGCTTTGGGGCTTTTTGATGAGATGATTGGGGATGGATTGGAGCCCAATGCTGCGACGCTGGCTTCAGTGTTATCGGCTTGCGCTCGGGCGGGGTATCTTGAGCTTGGGCAGAGGATTCATGAGTTCATGAAGGTGAAGGGGTTTGAAGTGAAAGTGATTCTTGGGACGGCGTTGGTTTACATGTATGCAAAGAATGGGGAGATTGTTATGGCTCGGAAGTTGTTTGATGAAATGACTGAGAGAAATGTTGTTACTTGGAATGTGATGATCTCTGGCTTGGCTGCTCATGGACATGTTGAAGATGCTCTTGGTCTCTTTGAGAAGCTGAAGGAGGAGCAAGCTGTCGTCCCTAACGATGTCACTTTCTTAGGGGTTTTGTCGGCTTGTTGTCATGCTGGCTTGGTTGATGTTGGTCGTGAGATCTTTTATTCGATGAAAAATGTGTATGGGGTTGACGCAAAGATTGAACATTATGGGTGCATGGTGGATCTTCTTGGAAAAGAGGGTAAGTTGATAGAGGCAGAGGAACTGGTAAAAGGAATGCCTTGGAAGCCTGATATTGTTATTTTAGGAGCTTTGTTGGCAGCTTGCAAAAATAATGGAAATACCAAGGTTGCTAAAAGAGTCGTAAAAGAAATTCTTGCTCTGGAACCTCATAATCATGGTGTTCATGTTGCTATGTCGAATATATATGCAGAGGCTGGACAATGGAATGAAGTTTTGAGACTGAGGAAGGTTATGAAAGAAGAAAGACTAAAGAAAACTCCAGGGTGGAGCCTTGTTGCTACTTAA